In a single window of the Flavobacterium sp. W4I14 genome:
- a CDS encoding S-DNA-T family DNA segregation ATPase FtsK/SpoIIIE (product_source=KO:K03466; cath_funfam=1.10.10.10,3.40.50.300; cog=COG1674; ko=KO:K03466; pfam=PF01580,PF09397,PF13491,PF17854; smart=SM00843; superfamily=46785,52540; transmembrane_helix_parts=Inside_1_50,TMhelix_51_73,Outside_74_123,TMhelix_124_146,Inside_147_158,TMhelix_159_181,Outside_182_200,TMhelix_201_223,Inside_224_518,TMhelix_519_541,Outside_542_863): MSVRGNQFKTNTFRDKGAENAPGRSSSGRQPKEKRDFLPSFDLADGRAVKIVGLFFVILSLYFLIAFTSYLFTWQDDQSYVIDANGGWGNLFKTAEELKESGVSIPVVQNWLGKFGALLSHQFIYEWFGIASFLFVLAFFIIGYRLLFKVKILSISKTLGYSFFFLLFISLTLGFAHSFWSESPHYLEGEFGYWSNKLLGAQIGAAGVAGLIAFAGLTILIIAYNIDFKFPERKEKEVYLDNETPDYVNDIRDQAVKNKTFDEPSAPIEFPVRDKPVSNERKQQNVVLQPSRFEEKEEEETVAPVVLSPLATNLPLATAAATTLPLTVEPPIEAEKEPAFTIEKTEEEKKSDDLVEQFGNYDEKLDLSGYKYPTIDLLENYGTNKISVNAEELEANKNKIVETLNHYNIEIDKIKATIGPTVTLYEIIPAPGVRISKIKNLEDDIALSLAALGIRIIAPMPGKGTIGIEVPNQHPEMVPMRSILNTEKWSQTTMDLPIALGKTISNEVFIADLAKMPHLLVAGATGQGKSVGINAILVSLLFKKHPAQLKFVLVDPKKVELTLFNRIERHFLAKLPGEADAIITDTKKVVNTLNSLCIEMDQRYDLLKDAQVRNLKEYNDKFVKRKLNPNNGHRFLPFIVLVVDEFADLMMTAGKEVEAPIARLAQLARAIGIHLVLATQRPSVNIITGTIKANFPARLAFRVLSKIDSRTILDSGGADQLIGRGDMLLSTGSDLIRLQCAFVDTPEVDRISEYIGNQRGYADAYQLPEYIDEAGEGSKADFDPNERDKFFEDAARLIVMHQQGSTSLIQRKLKLGYNRAGRIIDQLEAAGIVGPFEGSKAREVLYPDEYSLEQFLNSMNDKD, from the coding sequence ATGTCGGTAAGGGGTAACCAGTTTAAAACCAATACATTCAGAGATAAAGGTGCAGAAAATGCACCTGGCAGATCATCATCAGGTCGGCAGCCGAAAGAAAAAAGAGATTTTTTGCCAAGCTTCGATTTGGCAGATGGCCGTGCAGTTAAAATTGTAGGTCTGTTTTTTGTGATATTGTCACTTTACTTTTTAATTGCTTTTACCTCGTATTTATTTACCTGGCAAGATGATCAGAGTTATGTAATCGATGCAAATGGCGGTTGGGGCAATCTTTTTAAAACAGCAGAAGAATTAAAAGAATCTGGTGTTTCTATACCAGTGGTTCAAAACTGGTTAGGTAAGTTTGGCGCTTTGTTATCGCACCAGTTTATTTACGAATGGTTTGGTATTGCATCCTTCCTGTTTGTTTTGGCCTTTTTTATTATCGGTTACCGTTTATTATTTAAAGTTAAAATCCTTTCTATCTCTAAAACATTGGGTTATAGCTTTTTCTTTTTATTGTTTATATCCTTAACCTTAGGTTTTGCACATAGTTTCTGGTCAGAATCGCCACATTATTTAGAAGGCGAGTTTGGGTATTGGAGCAATAAATTATTAGGTGCCCAAATTGGCGCAGCCGGGGTTGCCGGATTAATCGCTTTTGCTGGTTTGACCATTTTAATTATCGCCTATAACATCGATTTTAAATTTCCTGAACGTAAAGAGAAAGAGGTTTACCTGGACAACGAAACGCCGGATTATGTAAATGATATTAGAGATCAGGCCGTAAAGAACAAAACTTTCGACGAACCTTCTGCACCCATTGAATTTCCGGTACGTGATAAGCCGGTAAGTAACGAACGTAAACAACAAAACGTGGTATTACAGCCAAGCCGTTTCGAAGAAAAAGAAGAGGAAGAAACTGTAGCACCTGTTGTATTATCTCCGTTGGCTACCAATTTGCCTCTGGCTACTGCTGCGGCAACAACACTTCCATTAACGGTAGAACCGCCAATTGAAGCCGAAAAGGAGCCTGCTTTTACGATCGAAAAAACTGAGGAAGAAAAAAAATCGGATGATCTGGTAGAACAGTTTGGTAATTATGATGAAAAACTAGATTTATCCGGTTATAAATATCCAACAATAGATTTGCTCGAAAATTACGGCACCAATAAAATTTCGGTAAATGCTGAAGAACTAGAAGCCAATAAAAATAAAATTGTCGAAACCCTTAATCATTACAATATCGAAATTGATAAGATTAAGGCAACCATTGGTCCAACGGTTACCCTTTACGAAATTATTCCAGCCCCTGGGGTAAGGATTTCGAAAATTAAAAACCTGGAAGATGATATTGCACTTTCGTTAGCAGCTTTAGGTATCCGTATTATCGCACCAATGCCTGGCAAGGGCACAATTGGTATCGAGGTACCTAACCAACACCCGGAAATGGTACCCATGCGCAGCATTCTAAATACCGAAAAATGGAGCCAAACCACCATGGATCTGCCTATAGCATTGGGTAAAACCATTAGCAATGAGGTTTTTATAGCAGATTTGGCTAAAATGCCCCACTTATTGGTGGCAGGGGCAACTGGTCAGGGTAAATCGGTTGGTATTAACGCCATTCTGGTTTCACTGTTGTTTAAAAAACACCCTGCACAACTTAAATTTGTACTGGTCGATCCGAAAAAAGTAGAGTTAACCTTATTCAATAGAATTGAAAGGCACTTTTTAGCTAAACTGCCGGGAGAGGCTGATGCCATTATTACCGATACCAAAAAAGTAGTCAATACGTTGAACTCACTTTGTATCGAAATGGATCAGCGTTACGATTTATTGAAAGATGCACAGGTTAGGAATCTAAAAGAATACAACGATAAGTTTGTTAAACGCAAGCTTAATCCAAATAACGGCCACCGCTTTTTACCTTTCATTGTTTTAGTGGTAGATGAGTTTGCCGATTTAATGATGACCGCAGGTAAAGAGGTGGAGGCACCAATTGCTCGTTTGGCACAGCTGGCCAGGGCAATCGGGATCCATTTGGTTCTGGCTACACAGCGCCCATCGGTAAATATTATTACAGGTACCATTAAAGCCAACTTCCCGGCCAGGTTAGCCTTTAGGGTATTGTCGAAAATCGACTCAAGAACCATTTTGGATAGTGGTGGCGCCGATCAGTTAATTGGCCGTGGTGATATGCTTTTATCTACAGGTAGCGACTTAATCAGGCTACAGTGTGCTTTCGTTGATACACCTGAGGTAGACCGGATTTCTGAGTATATTGGTAACCAACGCGGTTATGCCGATGCTTATCAACTGCCAGAATATATAGATGAAGCAGGGGAGGGCAGTAAGGCAGATTTTGATCCTAACGAACGTGATAAGTTTTTTGAAGATGCTGCCAGACTGATTGTGATGCATCAGCAGGGTTCTACCTCATTAATACAGCGTAAATTAAAATTAGGCTATAACAGGGCGGGCCGGATTATCGATCAATTGGAAGCTGCGGGAATCGTTGGTCCCTTTGAAGGAAGTAAGGCGCGCGAAGTCTTGTATCCGGATGAATATTCTTTGGAACAGTTCTTGAATAGTATGAATGACAAAGATTAG
- a CDS encoding hypothetical protein (product_source=Hypo-rule applied), protein MTYNRFLLSYGAALPRLTAAEGLFLFGIKKKQKMPAENFSFEGSCAA, encoded by the coding sequence ATGACATACAATCGTTTTCTTTTGTCCTACGGTGCGGCCTTGCCTCGGCTCACCGCCGCCGAAGGGCTCTTTCTTTTTGGCATCAAAAAGAAACAAAAAATGCCGGCTGAAAATTTTTCTTTTGAAGGCAGTTGTGCGGCTTGA
- a CDS encoding ankyrin repeat protein (product_source=COG0666; cath_funfam=1.25.40.20; cog=COG0666; ko=KO:K06867; pfam=PF12796; smart=SM00248; superfamily=48403) → MGIAQLEEQIEAGNLQAVKEILVENPKLANVDTSHHISPLLLACYYKKQEIADLIAEFVDDLTLFEACAVGKFDAASQLIFQSPNSINEFSEDGFTPLGLACYFGHEDLARFLVLKGADVNLPSKNGFNVFPIHSAVAANNFNITKLLLEAGAYPNVCQKAGLAPLHTAAQLGNIELIILLLEHGAEVSLRMEGGKLPADLAAEKGFNEIAEILRDDD, encoded by the coding sequence ATGGGCATAGCGCAACTCGAAGAGCAAATTGAAGCTGGAAATTTACAAGCAGTAAAAGAAATTTTGGTTGAAAACCCAAAATTGGCGAATGTTGATACATCTCATCACATTTCACCACTGTTATTGGCCTGTTACTATAAAAAACAGGAAATCGCTGATTTAATTGCTGAATTTGTAGATGACCTAACCTTATTCGAAGCTTGCGCAGTAGGCAAATTTGATGCAGCATCGCAATTAATATTTCAAAGTCCTAATAGTATTAACGAATTTTCGGAAGATGGCTTTACACCATTAGGTTTAGCCTGTTATTTCGGTCATGAAGATTTAGCCCGTTTTTTAGTTTTAAAAGGTGCCGATGTTAACCTGCCATCAAAAAATGGATTTAATGTATTTCCGATCCATTCGGCAGTTGCAGCCAACAATTTTAATATTACCAAACTACTTTTAGAAGCTGGTGCCTATCCGAATGTTTGTCAGAAAGCAGGATTGGCGCCCTTACATACCGCCGCACAATTAGGAAATATAGAATTGATTATTTTATTGTTAGAACACGGAGCCGAAGTTTCTTTGCGCATGGAAGGCGGAAAACTACCTGCAGATTTAGCCGCAGAAAAAGGGTTTAACGAAATTGCAGAGATTTTAAGAGACGATGATTAA
- a CDS encoding phage shock protein C (product_source=KO:K03973; cog=COG1983; ko=KO:K03973; superfamily=161098; transmembrane_helix_parts=Outside_1_34,TMhelix_35_57,Inside_58_72): MFQRIITYFEQQSFGVSTYLANKLNMSTAKVRLFFIYSSFLAVGFPILFYFLAAVVLDIRTYMKRMRSRIWE, from the coding sequence ATGTTCCAAAGAATTATAACCTATTTTGAACAACAGAGTTTTGGCGTTTCTACTTATTTGGCTAACAAGTTGAACATGAGCACAGCGAAAGTGCGTTTGTTTTTTATTTATTCATCATTTTTAGCGGTAGGTTTTCCAATATTGTTCTATTTTTTAGCAGCTGTTGTGCTCGATATCAGGACGTATATGAAAAGAATGCGGTCGAGGATTTGGGAATAA